One Setaria italica strain Yugu1 chromosome I, Setaria_italica_v2.0, whole genome shotgun sequence DNA window includes the following coding sequences:
- the LOC101775851 gene encoding probable L-type lectin-domain containing receptor kinase S.5, protein MGGPSPRGRRATTSLALLLLLAGVAACPIPAVRAQATVFTGDVNGSGREITSFSFPGFGNELQKLNNLTFTGNTSLTQRSLQITPDTGNNPGSFLVNQAGHIFYSTEFVLWEDNASNSTADGRYVASFSTVFKANLFRSNKSLKGEGLAFVVASGKDGGPPPGSYGGYLGLTNASTDGNATNEFVAVELDSVKQSYDPDDNHIGLDVNSVRSTVTTPLARFGIELAPVPNATNDGSIYLWIDYNGTTRHIWVYIAPASANANIRKPATPVLNASLDLSTILLGKKGYFGFSASTGVEYQLNCVNMWNMTVEVLHDDSAPKKAPLSGWKLGVAIGAPCAAALALGLLAGLYFMKKRKKVGDDPSSVFNNATLLRSIPGVPKEFDFKDLRKGTGNFDEKMKLGQGGYGVVYRATVPGNNGQSVEVAVKQFSGANTKGQEDFLAELSIINRLRHRNLVKLVGWCHDNGVLLLVYDYMPYGSLDRHIFGGKDSPGLDWRQRHTVVAGVASALNYLHHEFDQTVIHRDIKPSNIMLDSSYHARLGDFGLARALESDKTSYTDKIGVPGTLGYIAPECFHTGRATRESDVFGFGAVILEVICGRRISCCNPAGCSQLLEWVWKLHGAGRVLEAVDPRLAGEYDEEEAERLLLLGLACSHPNPRKRPTAQTILQNLQTRSVPPLPVPTSKPVFMWPVPLVDGEVVEEEGEYGGEETAGTSMSHSELTSSDVTSSSHYAYASSSGYTTQNYPVSRDAAERDVSTV, encoded by the exons ATGGGGGGGCCTTCGCCCCGTGGCCGCCGCGCCACGACcagcctcgcgctcctcctgctcctcgcgGGCGTCGCCGCCTGCCCCATCCCGGCTGTGCGCGCCCAGGCCACGGTGTTCACCGGGGACGTCAACGGCAGCGGCAGGGAGATCACCAGCTTCTCCTTCCCCGGGTTCGGGAATGAGCTGCAGAAGCTCAACAACCTGACGTTCACGGGCAACACCAGCCTCACCCAGCGCTCGCTGCAGATCACTCCGGACACGGGCAACAACCCCGGGAGCTTCCTCGTCAACCAGGCCGGCCACATCTTCTACTCGACGGAGTTCGTGCTCTGGGAGGACAACGCGTCCAACTCCACCGCCGACGGCCGGTACGTCGCCTCCTTCTCCACGGTGTTCAAGGCCAACCTCTTCCGCTCGAACAAGAGCCTCAAGGGAGAAGGGCTCGCGTTCGTCGTCGCGTCCGGCAAAGACGGCGGCCCGCCCCCCGGCAGCTACGGCGGCTACCTCGGCCTCACCAACGCCTCCACTGACGGCAACGCCACCAACGAGTTCGTGGCCGTGGAGCTGGACTCGGTGAAGCAGTCCTACGACCCGGACGACAACCACATCGGCCTCGACGTCAACAGCGTCCGCTCCACCGTCACCACCCCGCTCGCCCGTTTCGGCATCGAGCTCGCGCCCGTCCCCAACGCCACCAACGACGGCAGCATCTACCTCTGGATCGACTACAACGGCACGACGCGGCACATCTGGGTGTACATCGCGCCCGCGTCCGCGAACGCGAACATCAGGAAGCCGGCGACCCCCGTGCTCAACGCGTCGCTGGACCTCTCCACGATCCTCCTGGGAAAGAAGGGCTACTTCGGCTTCTCGGCGTCCACCGGCGTTGAGTACCAGCTCAACTGCGTGAACATGTGGAACATGACGGTGGAAGTGCTCCACGACGACAGCGCCCCCAAGAAGGCTCCGTTGTCCGGCTGGAAGCTCGGGGTGGCCATCGgcgcgccgtgcgccgccgcgctggcgcTGGGGCTGCTCGCCGGCCTGTACTTCAtgaagaagcggaagaaggTCGGGGACGACCCGAGCTCGGTGTTCAACAACGCCACACTCCTGCGGAGCATCCCGGGCGTGCCCAAGGAGTTCGACTTCAAGGATCTGCGCAAGGGGACCGGCAACTTCGACGAGAAGATGAAGCTGGGGCAGGGCGGGTACGGCGTGGTGTACCGCGCCACCGTGCCCGGGAATAACGGGCAGAGCGTGGAGGTGGCCGTGAAGCAGTTCTCCGGCGCCAACACCAAGGGCCAGGAGGACTTCCTCGCCGAGCTCAGCATCATcaaccgcctccgccaccgtaATCTCGTCAAGCTCGTCG GCTGGTGCCATGACAAcggcgtgctgctgctggtgtaCGACTACATGCCCTACGGCAGCCTGGACCGTCACATCTTCGGCGGCAAGGACTCGCCGGGGCTGGACTGGAGGCAGCGCCACACCGTCGTGGCCGGCGTGGCGTCGGCGCTCAACTACCTCCACCACGAGTTCGACCAGACAGTGATCCACCGCGACATCAAGCCGTCCAACATCATGCTGGACTCCTCGTACCACGCCCGGCTCGGCGACTTCGGCCTGGCGCGCGCGCTCGAGTCCGACAAGACCTCCTACACCGACAAGATCGGCGTGCCGGGGACGCTGGGGTACATTGCGCCCGAGTGCTTCCACACGGGGCGCGCCACGCGGGAGTCGGACGTGTTCGGCTTCGGCGCCGTGATCCTGGAGGTGATCTGCGGCCGCCGCATCTCCTGCTGCAACCCGGCCGGCTGCAGCCAGCTGCTGGAGTGGGTGTGGAAGCTCCACGGCGCCGGGCGCGTGCTGGAGGCCGTCGACCCGCGGCTGGCGGGGGAgtacgacgaggaggaggccgagcggctgctgctgctgggcctgGCGTGCAGCCACCCCAACCCGCGGAAGCGGCCCACGGCGCAGACCATCCTGCAGAACCTGCAGACGCGCTCCGTGCCGCCGCTCCCCGTGCCCACGTCCAAGCCGGTGTTCATGTGGCCCGTGCCGCTCGTCGacggggaggtggtggaggaggagggggagtaCGGCGGCGAGGAGACGGCGGGGACGTCCATGTCGCACAGCGAGCTCACCAGCTCCGACGTGACATCGTCGTCGCACTACGCGTacgcgtcgtcgtcggggtACACCACCCAGAACTACCCGGTGAGCAGGGATGCGGCGGAGAGGGACGTGTCCACGGTTTGA